The following nucleotide sequence is from Natronosalvus caseinilyticus.
TTCGCGGACGACCCCGCCGACATCAAGGAACTGCTCTACGAGATGCGGTTCGACCCCTCGAGTTCGCGCTTCGGAGAGTTCGGCCGGTTCCGCTTCGGGCGGCGGTTCGCCCCCGAGAATCTGGGGGCGCTCCTGTCGGGCGAGCGGGTGTCACAGGAAGTGGACGAGGGAGACAGGCACGGTCACGGACATGGACACGACCACGGCTCGAGCCACGGCCACGGTGGCAACGATAGATCGAGCGGCCACCACGGCGACTCGAACGGCCACGGTCACGCTCAGGGGAGCGACAACGAAGACGACAGCGACGTCCGCGACGAACTCGAGGACCTCGGCGTCTACGCCGGGAAGCCCCACGGCGAGGACGTCCACGCGGTGGTGCTCTACTCCGCCGCCGACGTCGACGAACTCTTCGAGGAAGTCCAGGGCCTCCGGGCGAACTTCGACCACTACGACAGCCACGTCAAGACGGCCGTCTACGACGCCGAGGGCGACGGAGACAAGAGCGAGGCCGCCGTCGTCAGCCTCTGGGAGACCGAACGCGCCGCAAACACGGCTGCCGGCTTCCTCGGGGACCTCCCCAAGATCGTCCGACAGGCGGGCGACGATGGCGACTCCTGGGGGACGATGGGGATGTTCTACGCCGTCGAGCCGGACCACCGCGGGGACTTCGTCGGAACCTTCGAGGAGGTCGGCGACGCACTCGCGGACATGGACGGCCACCGAAAGACTACTCTACTGGCGAATCTCGAGGACGAGAACGACATGTTCATCGCCAGTCGCTGGGACGCCCGCGAGGACGCGATGGCGTTCTTCCGCAGCGACGCGTTCGCCGAGACCGTCGAGTGGGGCCGCGATATCTTGACCGAGCGGCCACGCCACGTGTTCCTGGCCTGAGTGCGGTCGAGGAGCGCTAAATTCAGACCCCGGGCGACTCGTCGTAAAAGAAGTAGCCGGCGACCCCCGCGAGGCCGAGCGCGAGGGTCACGAAGGGCCACTTTCCGAGCACTCTGCCCGTGAATTTCGCGTGGATCGTAACGAAAATCGTGAGTCCGACGTGGGCGCTGAGGGTTGCCGCGAGGAACGTCTGAATGTCCATCGCTCGGAGGTTCGACCGCGAGCGGATAGTGATAGTGATTTCGACTCGGTGAGCACGAGAGGGAAAAGTACACCTCGATTCGCCCTCGAGAGTCGGGTGTGAACCGCCGCGCGTTCCTCGCTTGCGTCCCCGCCGTCGCCCTCGCCGGCTGTTTCTATCGTCTCGGGCTTGCCGAGCGCGTCGTCGTCCTCGAGAAGACGATCGAGGGGGTCGAGATCGACCTCGAGACGGGCGAGCGTCGAACGGTCACGCTCCTCACCAGGCGGGACGGCCCCGAGGGGCCGACCTACGAGACCGTTCACGAGGACCTCGAGGGGACGGTCGACGACGAGCCGCTGACCTTCGAGGGCGACCTTCGCCAGGACCTCGAGGCGACGTACCCCGAGATTCGACTCCGCGCTCGAGTCTGCGATTCGGCGCCGAT
It contains:
- a CDS encoding heme-binding protein, whose protein sequence is MDRRRPPQTEEGWYVLHDFRSVDWDAWRNAPERRRARALEEGIDYLSSAAALADVDAEEGGSAVFSVIGHEADFMVLHLRPTIADLDALERRFEGTALAEFTEHTDSYLSVTEVSGYMSEEYFEEGGEADSGIARYIESRLEPEIPDAEYVSFYPMDKRRDAERNWYDLPFDERAEYMSGHGDIGRQYAGRVTQIISGSVGLDDHEWGVTLFADDPADIKELLYEMRFDPSSSRFGEFGRFRFGRRFAPENLGALLSGERVSQEVDEGDRHGHGHGHDHGSSHGHGGNDRSSGHHGDSNGHGHAQGSDNEDDSDVRDELEDLGVYAGKPHGEDVHAVVLYSAADVDELFEEVQGLRANFDHYDSHVKTAVYDAEGDGDKSEAAVVSLWETERAANTAAGFLGDLPKIVRQAGDDGDSWGTMGMFYAVEPDHRGDFVGTFEEVGDALADMDGHRKTTLLANLEDENDMFIASRWDAREDAMAFFRSDAFAETVEWGRDILTERPRHVFLA